In Clostridium sp. JN-1, one genomic interval encodes:
- a CDS encoding chemotaxis protein CheC, with amino-acid sequence MTYQNLTPFQLDALREIGNIGTGNAATSLSQLINKKVDMTVPSVNVVPFDDIFSSIGGDEIVVGVIVRVLGDTPGNILFIFEKDIALNLVETLTGQKEDYLSEMGNSVICEIGNIISSSYMNAIAKFTGLCIMPSVPAVTYDMLGAILSTTFIESGQFDDYVLDIETVFEQNSAAISGHFYYIPMPGSLEKMLNALGLQ; translated from the coding sequence ATGACTTATCAAAATCTTACTCCATTTCAATTGGATGCACTTAGAGAAATAGGAAACATAGGTACAGGTAATGCTGCAACTTCATTGTCACAACTTATAAATAAAAAGGTGGATATGACAGTACCTTCTGTTAATGTTGTACCTTTTGACGATATTTTTTCAAGCATTGGAGGAGACGAAATAGTCGTAGGTGTAATAGTTAGAGTTTTAGGAGATACTCCTGGAAACATATTGTTTATATTTGAAAAAGATATAGCACTAAATTTGGTAGAAACTCTTACAGGACAAAAAGAAGATTATTTAAGTGAAATGGGCAATTCTGTAATATGCGAGATAGGAAATATAATATCCAGTTCTTATATGAATGCTATAGCCAAATTTACGGGGCTTTGTATAATGCCTTCTGTACCGGCTGTAACTTATGACATGTTAGGTGCAATATTATCTACGACCTTTATAGAATCAGGTCAATTTGATGACTATGTACTTGATATAGAAACGGTATTTGAGCAAAATAGTGCTGCAATAAGTGGGCATTTTTATTATATACCAATGCCGGGATCACTTGAAAAAATGTTAAATGCATTGGGATTACAATAA
- a CDS encoding chemotaxis protein CheW, which translates to MQVVVFKLNSEQFAVETSKVQAINDAMEITKVPKAPAYIKGLINLRGNIISLLDVNLLLDVPKSEQEQSNIIILDMDDESVGILVDQVDEVLDIDENLLEKIGDTKKGYIQGVINFKDRIITLIDIDKLLSN; encoded by the coding sequence TTGCAAGTAGTTGTATTTAAATTAAATAGTGAACAATTTGCAGTAGAAACATCTAAAGTACAAGCTATAAATGATGCCATGGAAATAACTAAAGTACCAAAGGCACCAGCTTATATAAAAGGACTTATCAATTTAAGGGGAAATATAATATCACTTTTAGATGTAAATCTTCTTCTAGATGTTCCAAAGTCTGAACAAGAACAAAGTAATATAATAATACTTGATATGGATGATGAGTCAGTAGGTATACTTGTGGATCAAGTAGACGAAGTTTTAGATATAGATGAAAATTTACTGGAGAAGATTGGTGACACAAAAAAAGGATATATACAAGGAGTTATAAACTTTAAAGATAGAATAATTACTTTAATAGATATAGATAAACTTCTTTCAAATTAG
- a CDS encoding chemotaxis protein CheD gives MDVKEIRVGIADMNTAVSPDKIITVGLGSCIGIALYDSRKNLGGLAHIMLPDSTQFNKITNPLKFADLAVPLLIEKLEKLGASKINLKAKIAGGASMFNFSDKSMIMDIGNRNSKAVKSVLKKYSIAIIGEDTGGNKGRTMVFSTEDGSVQIKTVGVNIKEI, from the coding sequence ATGGATGTAAAAGAAATTAGAGTTGGAATTGCAGATATGAATACTGCAGTTTCGCCAGATAAGATAATAACAGTTGGTCTTGGTTCTTGTATAGGTATAGCTTTATATGACAGCAGAAAGAATTTAGGTGGACTTGCCCATATAATGCTTCCTGATAGTACACAGTTTAATAAAATTACTAATCCTTTAAAATTTGCAGATTTAGCAGTCCCTCTTTTAATAGAAAAGTTAGAAAAGTTAGGAGCTTCTAAAATAAACTTAAAAGCTAAAATAGCTGGAGGAGCATCAATGTTTAACTTTTCTGATAAAAGTATGATAATGGATATTGGAAATAGAAATAGCAAAGCTGTAAAAAGTGTATTGAAGAAGTATTCGATTGCTATTATAGGAGAAGATACTGGAGGAAATAAAGGTAGAACTATGGTTTTTAGTACAGAAGATGGTTCTGTACAGATAAAAACAGTTGGCGTGAATATCAAAGAAATCTAA
- a CDS encoding response regulator — MAKILIVDDAAFMRMMIKDILEKNGYEVVGEANNGAKAVELYKKEKPDIVTMDITMPDMDGIEAVKAIKALDPAAKIVMCSAMGQQTMVMDAIKAGARDFIVKPFQPDRVLEAIKKVLG; from the coding sequence ATGGCAAAGATATTAATTGTTGATGATGCTGCTTTTATGAGAATGATGATAAAGGATATACTAGAGAAAAACGGATATGAGGTTGTAGGAGAAGCAAATAACGGCGCAAAGGCCGTAGAGTTATATAAGAAAGAAAAACCAGACATAGTAACTATGGACATAACTATGCCTGATATGGATGGTATAGAAGCTGTAAAAGCTATAAAAGCTCTTGATCCAGCAGCAAAAATAGTAATGTGTTCTGCTATGGGCCAGCAAACTATGGTTATGGATGCCATAAAAGCAGGAGCAAGAGACTTTATTGTTAAACCGTTCCAGCCTGATAGAGTTTTAGAAGCAATAAAAAAAGTTTTAGGATAA
- a CDS encoding chemotaxis protein CheA has translation MDTSQYLSLFLEESMDNLQILNDSLLQLEQEPDNIDKLNEIFRVAHTIKGMAATMGYTEMAELTHKMEDVLSEFRDGKLKVTQNVVTVLFKCLDTLEQMVDNISEGVDEKVPIEDIISNLEEIASNAENSDNTADKDESEKIAVQKQAENGAFIELNEYDINVVKQAKDKGFNAYQIKIVLNEGTLLKSARAFLIFKDLEECGEIIKSIPGTDDIENENFDFEIKLVFLTTKNSKDVYNILVNISEVDEVVIDNVNIKAEQMKKIEERSNNLDVEKKAAPKKEEKKSVKVKSKKSSKKETHKKIHQSVRVDLERLDKFMNMVSELVIHRTRLEQISSNYKLNELNETLEQVARTTSDLQDLVMKIRMLPLDTVFNRFPRMVRDLSVELDKEMELIIQGADTELDRTVIDEIGDPLIHLIRNAADHGIEKSKDERIAKGKDPVGKIKLIAYQEGTKAVIKVEDDGGGIDVDKVRAKAEKSGINTEGMSESDIKNLILMQGFSTNEEVTDISGRGVGMDVVKTKISALGGTLDVISEKDKGSSFIIRLPLTLQIIQALLVKVGTETMAISLGYIDRVIDYTDDLVKMTNNKEVIIYNDSVIPLIRLNNKLGVERVDTDKNYIVIVKVGEKTIGLIVDGLFGQKEIVIKPLGKTLQTLKEYIGATILGDGLVTLILDVAALV, from the coding sequence ATGGATACATCACAGTATCTGTCCTTGTTTTTGGAAGAATCTATGGATAATCTACAAATACTTAATGATTCATTACTTCAACTTGAACAAGAACCAGATAATATAGATAAATTAAATGAAATATTTAGAGTTGCCCATACTATAAAGGGAATGGCAGCTACTATGGGATATACTGAAATGGCAGAGCTTACCCATAAGATGGAAGATGTTCTTTCTGAATTTAGAGATGGAAAACTTAAAGTTACTCAAAACGTTGTTACAGTTTTGTTTAAATGTTTAGATACCTTAGAGCAAATGGTAGATAATATATCAGAGGGGGTAGATGAAAAAGTTCCAATTGAAGATATAATAAGTAATCTTGAAGAGATTGCATCTAATGCTGAAAATAGTGATAATACTGCAGATAAAGATGAAAGTGAAAAAATAGCAGTTCAAAAGCAAGCAGAAAATGGAGCATTTATAGAATTAAATGAATATGATATAAATGTTGTAAAACAAGCAAAAGATAAGGGATTTAATGCTTACCAAATAAAGATAGTTTTAAATGAAGGTACTCTTTTAAAATCAGCAAGAGCTTTTTTAATATTTAAAGATCTAGAAGAATGTGGAGAGATAATAAAATCTATACCGGGAACTGATGACATAGAAAATGAAAACTTCGACTTTGAAATAAAATTGGTTTTCTTAACTACAAAAAATTCGAAAGATGTATATAATATTTTAGTAAATATATCTGAAGTAGACGAAGTAGTAATCGATAATGTAAATATAAAAGCAGAGCAGATGAAAAAGATAGAAGAACGTTCAAATAATTTGGATGTGGAGAAAAAGGCTGCACCTAAAAAAGAAGAGAAAAAAAGTGTTAAAGTTAAGTCAAAGAAATCTTCAAAAAAAGAAACTCATAAGAAGATACATCAATCTGTTAGGGTAGATCTTGAGAGATTGGATAAATTCATGAATATGGTATCCGAATTGGTCATACATAGGACAAGGCTGGAACAGATAAGCAGTAATTATAAATTAAATGAATTAAATGAAACTTTGGAGCAAGTTGCAAGAACTACTTCGGATCTCCAGGATTTAGTTATGAAAATAAGAATGTTACCGTTAGATACAGTCTTTAATAGGTTCCCAAGGATGGTAAGAGATCTTTCGGTAGAACTTGATAAAGAAATGGAACTTATAATTCAAGGAGCTGATACAGAACTTGACAGAACAGTTATAGATGAAATAGGAGATCCTTTAATACATTTGATAAGAAATGCTGCAGATCATGGTATAGAGAAATCTAAAGATGAAAGAATTGCAAAGGGAAAAGATCCAGTTGGAAAAATAAAACTTATTGCATACCAAGAGGGAACAAAAGCTGTTATAAAAGTTGAAGATGACGGCGGCGGAATAGATGTTGATAAGGTAAGGGCTAAAGCTGAAAAGAGTGGAATAAATACAGAAGGAATGTCTGAATCTGATATAAAAAATCTTATACTTATGCAGGGTTTTAGTACAAATGAAGAAGTTACTGATATATCAGGAAGAGGAGTAGGTATGGATGTAGTAAAAACTAAAATATCTGCACTCGGCGGAACCTTGGATGTAATTAGTGAAAAGGATAAGGGATCTTCATTTATAATAAGACTTCCTCTTACACTTCAAATAATCCAAGCACTGCTTGTAAAAGTTGGAACAGAAACTATGGCAATATCTTTAGGTTACATAGACAGAGTCATTGACTATACTGATGATTTAGTTAAAATGACTAATAATAAGGAAGTCATAATATATAATGATAGTGTTATACCGCTTATAAGACTTAACAATAAACTTGGGGTAGAAAGAGTAGATACTGATAAGAATTATATAGTAATAGTAAAAGTTGGAGAAAAAACTATAGGACTTATAGTAGATGGATTGTTTGGACAAAAGGAAATAGTAATAAAACCTCTTGGTAAGACACTCCAGACTTTAAAGGAATATATAGGAGCAACAATACTTGGAGATGGACTTGTAACTTTGATATTAGATGTTGCTGCTTTGGTATAA
- a CDS encoding protein-glutamate O-methyltransferase CheR has protein sequence MDMAYFEQWALREFGINLSAYKSNQLHRRIKSLMSRVGVNSVEEYIALLKRDESQRQKFLDFITINVSEFFRNPEIFDTLKDKLKSDLLSKNNSLNIWSAACSIGAEPYSIAMYLDELTPMRKHRILATDIDLTILERAKKAEYVQSEVKNVKQEYLSKYFKVIDDKYIVDNKIKNMVTFKKHDLILDNYEKNFDLIVCRNVVIYFNQDVKDKIYRKFNQSLKKGGLLFVGATESIYNYKDYGFEKASTFIYKKL, from the coding sequence ATGGACATGGCATATTTTGAGCAGTGGGCATTAAGAGAATTTGGTATAAATTTATCTGCCTATAAATCAAATCAGCTGCATAGAAGAATAAAAAGTTTAATGTCAAGGGTTGGAGTTAACTCTGTAGAAGAGTATATAGCCCTTTTAAAGAGGGATGAGTCACAAAGACAGAAGTTTTTGGACTTTATAACTATAAATGTTTCAGAGTTTTTTAGAAATCCAGAGATATTTGATACATTAAAAGATAAATTAAAAAGTGATTTATTAAGCAAAAATAATTCACTTAATATATGGAGTGCAGCTTGTTCTATAGGAGCAGAACCATATTCTATAGCTATGTATTTGGATGAACTTACACCCATGAGAAAACATAGAATATTAGCTACAGATATAGATCTTACTATTCTTGAAAGGGCTAAAAAGGCAGAATATGTACAATCTGAAGTGAAAAACGTAAAACAAGAATATTTGAGTAAGTATTTTAAGGTAATTGACGATAAATATATTGTAGATAATAAAATAAAAAATATGGTTACATTTAAAAAGCATGACTTAATACTTGACAATTATGAAAAAAATTTTGATTTAATTGTTTGTAGAAATGTAGTAATATACTTTAATCAAGACGTAAAGGATAAGATATATAGAAAATTTAATCAATCGCTCAAAAAAGGTGGATTATTATTTGTAGGAGCTACTGAAAGTATTTATAATTACAAAGATTATGGTTTTGAAAAAGCTTCTACGTTTATATATAAGAAGTTATAA
- a CDS encoding chemotaxis protein CheW, with translation MENKELKVLIFNINGQYYAADIMEVERILGYEEPTKLPDSPDFVEGVINYQGNIISIISLTKRFKIQSNLNTSEAKIIVTKQDENKIGIIVDLVSEVKDINVDDIEDPPEIAAGISKRYLKGLIKLKDKIIILLNLGTILTKEEKELI, from the coding sequence ATGGAAAATAAAGAGTTAAAAGTATTAATTTTTAATATAAATGGTCAATACTATGCTGCAGATATTATGGAAGTTGAAAGGATATTAGGATATGAAGAGCCAACTAAACTCCCGGATTCGCCGGATTTTGTAGAAGGAGTTATAAATTATCAAGGGAATATAATATCGATAATATCACTGACGAAGAGATTTAAAATACAAAGCAATTTAAATACTAGTGAAGCAAAAATCATAGTTACAAAACAAGATGAAAACAAAATAGGAATAATAGTAGATTTAGTATCTGAAGTTAAAGATATAAATGTAGATGATATAGAAGATCCACCAGAGATAGCAGCGGGAATTTCAAAAAGGTACTTAAAAGGGTTGATAAAATTAAAAGATAAGATAATTATACTTTTAAATTTAGGTACAATCTTAACAAAGGAGGAAAAAGAACTTATTTAG